Sequence from the Gordonia crocea genome:
AGTGGCAGTCGAACTGGGCCCGCATCCCCGGCGAGGTCGCCGAGTAGCGGCCATACCGCGCCGAGAGGGCCACCACCTCCCGCCACGCCTTGCCCTGCGCCGCGGGATCGGTCACGCGACGGCCCGCGACGGTCGGGTACACCTGCAGGCTCGGGCCGACAGCGGTCTGCGCCCACACCGTTCGGGCGATGTAGGGCGGGGGCAGGTAGACGACGGGTTCACTCGGCGACGGTTCACCGGTGCTCCCGTCGACGACGGCGGGGGCCGACGAGGCGGCGGGAGCGGGTGGGGACGCCTCCCCTCCGCAACCGGCGACGGCGAGCAGGGCGAGGGTCGCCCCCGCGAGCACCGCCCCGCGCAGCATCAGGCCGAGACCTGCCCGTCGGCGGCCCCGTGCGCAGCCATCCACGCCTCGCGTCGCTGCGGATACGGGTCGTTCACCATCCGGGAATGGACGTCGAAGACGAGGGTGTCGCGGTGGGCGGCGGAGTACGGCGTCCACTGCAGTTCGGGCCGCCCGGTACGCGCGAACGTGGTCCAGTGGCCCTGCATCACCCGGGTGATCTTGCCGGTGCTGCGCCAGTCGCCGAGCGCCAGACCCGCCCCGATCGCGGTTCGGTACGCCCCGAACACCGCGAACAACTCGGTCGCGTGGGTGGCCCGCATACCGCTGGCGCGCAGCACCAGGGTGTCGAAGTCGTAGCGGTAGACGTAGGTGGGGTTGCCCGCCGACGCATGTCCCTCGATGAACGGGATCGCCGCACCCCAGAACACCGAGTCGCCCAGCATGTGCACGCGGTCCCCGCCGCGCGGACCGGTCTGATACGCCTTCACCAGGGCGGCCCGGTGCGCGGGATCGTCGATGCCGACGAAGACCTCGTCGTCCTCGGGGAACGGGATCCCGTCCACGTCGACGCCGTCGGTCTCGGTGAAGAAGCCGCTCTTGGTGAACAGGTTGGCCTCGTCGCGGTTGGTCCCGATGATCAGCGGCACCTTGTGCGTCTTGCCGTCGAGGGCGGCCTGATTCGGGTCCTGCGGCAGGTAGTCGGTGCCGAAGGTCGGCCCGAAGGGCAGGAACTCGCCCAAGCCCGACCGCGCCGCGTACACGGTCAGCTTGCGACCGGCACGGTGCAGTTCCGCCGAACTCGCGTTGAGGAGGAGTTCGCGGGCGCGATCCGGCGGAATCGAGGGTCCGCCGCTTCCCGCGCGGTAGGCGTGGTTGTCGACCATCTTCACGAACTCGTCGGCGAAGTGCTCGGCGGCATCCTTGGCGATGTTGAGCCCGTTGGCCGGACTCTGTGCGATCGCCCGGTGGAACAGCCCCTCGGCTGCCGGGGTAGCCAGCAGTGCCGCCACCGCCGACCCGCCGGCACTCTCGCCGAAGACGGTGACGTTGTCCGGGTCGCCGCCGAATGCGGCGATGTTGCGCTGGACCCATTGCAGCCCGGCGACCATGTCGCGCAGCCCGAGGTTGTCGTCGAACCGACGGCCCTCGTGGGAATACTTCGAGAAGTCCATCAGGCCGAACGGCCCGAACCGGTACTGCAGGGTGACGACCACGACGTCGCCGGCCTTGGCCAGCAGGGACCCGTCGTAGAGCGGCGTGGCGGACGTACCCAACAGGTAGGCGCCGCCGTGGATGAACACCATCACCGGGCGCGGACGCGCGGAGATCCGGTCGGGTGAGAACACGTTGAGGGTCAGGCAGTCCTCGCTCATCGGCTGGAACCGGCCCGGTCCGACGGCGGTGTAGAGCTTGTCCTGGATCTCGGCGTACCCGTAGGCGCGGGCGGCACGCTTGCCCTGCCACGGGGTCACCGGCTCCGGGGCGAGGAACCTGCGCGGACCGATCGGCGGGGCGGCGAAGGGGATGCCCTTCCAGCTGATCGTCCCGGCCCGCGTGCGCTTCCCGCGCGACCCGGCCACCAAGCCCTCGGTGGTGGCGATCACGTCACTCATCGATGTCATAGTTGCCAGCGTAAACCTCCTATCATCGGAACCGTGCCCCAGACCATCGATCTGAACGCCGATCTCGGCGAAGGCGTCGGCGACGATGATGCGATGCTGACCATCGTGACCAGCGCGAACATCGCCTGCGGCTTCCACGCCGGGTCGCCCACCCTGCTCGCGCGCACGTGTGCGCAAGCCCACCGTCGCGGCGTCGCGATCGGGGCCCAGGTGTCCTACCCCGACCGGGAGGGATTCGGCCGCCGCTACATGGCGATGGACCCCGAAGACCTGCGCGCCGACATCGTCTACCAGATCGGCGCGCTGACCGCTCTGGCCTCGGCGACCGGCGCCCGGGTCACCTACGTCAAACCACACGGCGCGCTCTACAACACGGTCGTCGCCGACGAGGAACAAGCCGCCGCCGTCGTGGCCGCGGTCCGCTCCGTCGACCCCGGGCTCGCGGTCATGGGGCTGCCCCGGTCACTGGTGTTGGACCTGGCCCGCGACGCCGGCCTGCCGGTCATCACCGAAGCCTTTGCCGACCGCGGCTACCGCCCGGACGGAACCCTGGTGCCGCGCACCGAGGCCGGGGCGCTGCTCACCGATTCGGCTCAGATCGCGCGCCGCGTCGTCGACCTGGTCACCACCGGCACCCTCACCGCCGTCGACGGTTCGACGATCACCGTCGACGCGGAGTCGGTCTGCCTGCACGGCGACACCCCCGGAGCGGTCGAGCACGCGATGGCCACCCGGGCAGCGCTGCTCGGCGCCGGTGTCGACCTCTCTGCGATCGCACGCGGCTGACCCGTTCCCGCGGAGCGATTCTGGTCCTGCTCCCTCGGCCGAGGGAGCGGGACCAGAATGCGGGAGCGGGACCTAAGTCAGCCGATCAACCGCACTAGGTCTGACGGCGCTGGCGGGCGAAGTCTGCCAGGACCACGCCCGCTGCGACCGAGGCGTTGAGGCTCTCCACGTCCCCGGCCATCGGGATGGCGAGCACCGAGTCGCAGGTCTCGCGGACCAGGCGCGACAACCCCTTGCCCTCGGAGCCGACGACGATGACGGTCGGGCCGGTGCCGTCGTAGTCGTCGAGGCTGACCGCCCCCTCGGTGTCGAGGCCGACGATCTGCGCCCCGGTCTTCGCCCAGTCCTTGAGCGTGCGGGTGAGGTTCGGCGCCTGCGCGACGGGCAGCCGCGCCGCGGCACCGGCGCTCGTGCGCCACGCCACCGCGGTGACGCTCGCGCTGCGGCGCTGCGGGATCAGCACGCCGTGTCCGCCGAAGGCCGCCACCGA
This genomic interval carries:
- a CDS encoding LamB/YcsF family protein; this translates as MPQTIDLNADLGEGVGDDDAMLTIVTSANIACGFHAGSPTLLARTCAQAHRRGVAIGAQVSYPDREGFGRRYMAMDPEDLRADIVYQIGALTALASATGARVTYVKPHGALYNTVVADEEQAAAVVAAVRSVDPGLAVMGLPRSLVLDLARDAGLPVITEAFADRGYRPDGTLVPRTEAGALLTDSAQIARRVVDLVTTGTLTAVDGSTITVDAESVCLHGDTPGAVEHAMATRAALLGAGVDLSAIARG
- a CDS encoding DUF2599 domain-containing protein — encoded protein: MLRGAVLAGATLALLAVAGCGGEASPPAPAASSAPAVVDGSTGEPSPSEPVVYLPPPYIARTVWAQTAVGPSLQVYPTVAGRRVTDPAAQGKAWREVVALSARYGRYSATSPGMRAQFDCHWVWARAVQPDKPSWNLEPGRPVVSEDQMIAARCNPGAPEE
- a CDS encoding carboxylesterase/lipase family protein is translated as MTSMSDVIATTEGLVAGSRGKRTRAGTISWKGIPFAAPPIGPRRFLAPEPVTPWQGKRAARAYGYAEIQDKLYTAVGPGRFQPMSEDCLTLNVFSPDRISARPRPVMVFIHGGAYLLGTSATPLYDGSLLAKAGDVVVVTLQYRFGPFGLMDFSKYSHEGRRFDDNLGLRDMVAGLQWVQRNIAAFGGDPDNVTVFGESAGGSAVAALLATPAAEGLFHRAIAQSPANGLNIAKDAAEHFADEFVKMVDNHAYRAGSGGPSIPPDRARELLLNASSAELHRAGRKLTVYAARSGLGEFLPFGPTFGTDYLPQDPNQAALDGKTHKVPLIIGTNRDEANLFTKSGFFTETDGVDVDGIPFPEDDEVFVGIDDPAHRAALVKAYQTGPRGGDRVHMLGDSVFWGAAIPFIEGHASAGNPTYVYRYDFDTLVLRASGMRATHATELFAVFGAYRTAIGAGLALGDWRSTGKITRVMQGHWTTFARTGRPELQWTPYSAAHRDTLVFDVHSRMVNDPYPQRREAWMAAHGAADGQVSA